The segment TCATTTGTTTTTCTAGTTATTTCAGCGGTTCTTGCATCTAATTTTAAAAACTCATAAATAGCATTCCAGTCATTGGTCTCTAATGCTATAACAGCGTTTAATTCTTCTTTTTGAACTGTGATTTCGTTGGTTCCTAACTGGGTGTCATCATTGATGAAAATAGCTTTTGAGCCTAGGTTTTTAGCCAACTCCACATCGGTTAAACGATCACCGATTACAAACGAGTTTTCCAAATCGTATTCATCTGAAAAATACTTTTGCAACAAGGCTGTACCTGGTTTGCGGGTGGGAGCATTTTCATGCGGGAAAGTTCTATCTAAAAAAACTTCATTAAACACCACTCCTTCATGTTCAAATGCCTTCATAATAAAGTTATGAACTGGCCAGAACGTTTCTTCCGGAAACGAGTCGGTGCCTAAACCGTCTTGATTGGTAATCATAACAAGCTCAAAATCCAATTCCTTGGCTATTTTTGCCATATAAGTGAACACCTTAGGGTAAAAAACCATCTTGTCAAAGGCATCGATTTGTTCATCAACGGTTTCTTTAATGAGGGTTCCGTCTCTATCTATAAATAATACATTCTTTTTCATGATTTGAGTTGTTTTAGTGTGGCGATTAAAAGCTTATTTTCTTTAGGAGTTCCTACGGTAAAGCGCAATGTATTTTCACAAAGCGGTTGATTGCTTCGATTGCGAACTACAACACCTTTTTCTACTAATTGGTTGTAGCGTTTGCTAGCATCATCGACTCTACAAAGTATAAAATTTGCTTCTGAAGGGACTATTTTATCAATAAAACTTATTTCAAGTAAAGCTTTATATAATTTGATCTTTTCATCTATTAATGAGCCTATTTCTTTTTTTACCGATGATATATTCTGCAATCGATGTATAGCCTTTTCTTGTGTTAAGGAGTTGATGTTGTAAGGCGGTTTAATTTTATTTAAAATTGTTATTATTTCTTCGGAAGCAAAACAAATACCCAATCGAATTCCTGCCATTCCGTATGCTTTTGATAAGGTTTGTGTGATAACCAAATTAGGAAACTGTTTCAATTTTTTCGACCAACTTTCGGTTTCAGAAAAATCGATATAGGCTTCATCAATAACTACTAATCCTTTGAAGTTGTTCAATAACTGTTCAATATTAGCTTCAGAAAGAGCGGTTCCTGTCGGGTTGTTGGGCGAACAAAGAAAAATCATTTTTGTTTGTTTATCAACTGCCTCTAAAATAGCCGGAACGTTTGGTTGAAATGCTTCGGTTAACAGCACTTCCCTATTCTCGATATTATTAATTCCAGCGAGTACCTTGTACATTCCGTAAGTTGGCGGAAGTGTGATTATAGTGTCTTTTCCAGGCTCGCAGAAGGCTCTAAATAGCAAATCCAGTACTTCGTCACTACCATTGCCTAACAGCATATTCTTTTCTGAAATATCTTTAATCAGCCCTATTTCTTTCTTTAAAAGCCGTTGTTGCGGATCCGGATAACGGTTTACTCCGTTTTCAAACGGATTTTCATTGGCGTCTAAAAAAACCATAGCTGCTCCGCTTTCCGTAAACTCGTCACGTGCCGAACTATACGGCTCTAACGCTGCAACATTGGGACGGATTAATTTTTCTAAGTTACATGTGTTTGTCATACTATTATTTTAAACTTTTTAAACGAAGTGACACTGCATTTTTATGAGCTTGCAAACCCTCTGCTTCTGCCATGATTTCAATTGCAGAACCAATATTTTTAATTCCAGTCTCTGTTATTTTCTGAAAGGTCATACTCCTTAAAAAGCTGTCTAAATTAACTCCGCTATATTGTTTTGCATATCCGTTGGTTGGTAAAGTATGATTGGTGCCTGAAGCATAATCGCCAGCGCTTTCGGGTGTGTAATTCCCTATAAATACAGATCCTGCATTTTGAATATTCGTCACGAAATAGTCTTCATTTTCTGAAATAACAATAAAGTGTTCCGGTGCATATTCATTGATCATTTCTAGCGCTTCTTTTTCAGAATTGATTAAAATGAGTTTTGAGTTTTCAATTGCCTGAGTTGCAATTTCTTTTCTTGGTAATTGTTCCAACTGTTTTACCACTTCCTTTTCGGTTTCAGCAATCATCTTTTCAGAAGTTGAAACCAAAATAACTTGGCTATCAGGACCGTGTTCTGCTTGACTTAACAAATCTGACGCTACAAAGGCAGGATTAGCAGTATCATCTGCATAAACTAATAATTCTGAAGGTCCAGCAGGCATATCGATGGCTACATTATATTTAGTCGCCAGTTGTTTCGCTACCGTAACGTATTGATTTCCGGGACCAAAAATTTTATATACAGAAGGAACGGTTTCGGTACCAAATGTCATCGCGGCAATGGCTTGAATACCGCCTATTTTATAGATTTTAGCGATGCCACAAAGTTTTGCCGTGTATAATATGGCTGGATTGATTTCTCCGTTTTTATCAGGTGGCGTACAAAGCATAATTTCTTTGCAACCAGCAATTGTTGCAGGGACAGCAAGCATTAAAATGGTAGAAAATAGCGGAGCAGACCCTCCAGGAATATACAATCCCACTTTTTGAATGGGTCGTTTTTCCTGCCAACACGTAACTCCGTTGGTTGTTTCTACCGATACTTGTTCGGTTTTTTGTGCAGCATGAAATGTAGTAATATTCGCTTTCGCTAGGTCTATCGCTTCTTTTAATTCCGAAGAAACAGACTTTACAGCTTGATTGATTTCTTCTCCGGAAACTAATATCGTATCAGGCGTTATTCCATCGAAAAGCTGTGTGTATTTTAACACTGCGCTATCTCCTTTTGTTTTTACTTCTGAAAATATCTCATTGACAATTTTCTCAATATCAGCTACAGTTTGCGTAGGCCTTTTAAGTAAGGTTTCCCAAGTGCTTTTATCTGGATTTAGTACTTTTTCCATTATGCGATCATTTTTTCAATAGGACACACTAAAATTCCTTCAGCTCCTACTGCTTTTAATTCTTCAATAACTTCCCAAAACTCTTCTTGATTAACTACTGAATGCATACTACTCCAGCCTTCTTTGAGAAGCGGTAAAATGGTTGGGCTTTTCATACCTGGTAATAATTTCGTGATAGCTTCGATTTTATCATTTGGAGTATTCAGCAAAACATAGCGATTGTCACGTCCTTTTAATACAGATTGAATTCGAAAAATTAATTTATCCAACAGTTGATTTACTTGGTCACTAATTAAAGGAGATGCTGCCAATACAGCTTCACTTTTAAAAATAACTTCAACTTCTTTTAAATTGTTTTTAAAAAGTGTACTTCCGCTACTTACAATATCGCAAATACCATCTGCTAAACCAATATTAGGGGCAATTTCAACACTTCCATTGATAATGTGCAAATCTGCATTAATTCCTTTTTCGGTAAGATACTTTTGTGTGGTATTAGGATATGAAGTGGCTATTCTTTTTCCGTCAAGGTCTTTTATACTATCGTATTCAAAAAACTTTGATACTGCTAATGAGACGCGACATTTAGAAAAGCCTAACTTTTCTTTTACTTTAATATCATTTCCGTTTTCAACTAAAAGATTTTCTCCTATTATCGCACAATCTACTACACCATCTTTTAAATATTGAGGAATATCGCCATTACGTAAATAATAGATTTCCAACGGAAAATTTTTAGCAGGAGCTTTTAATTGGTCTCTGCCATTATCTATGGAAATGCCACAATCTTTTAAAATTTTTAAAGACTCTTGGTTTAGCCTACCTGACTTTTGTACTGCAATTTTTAATACTTTCATTTTTTTAATTTTAATGCATGAAAAAACCCGTTTGAGAATGCTCAAACGGGTTTCGATATAGTTTTATAAGTTTTAATTACAACATACCAAGATCACCTCGCAAGAGCGTGGAAATTAATATGGTGATGATGTAATGCTATCTGTTTCATAAGATGTGTACAAAGTTAGATAAAAATGTTTATATAATTATTAATAAACATATTATTATTAAGTAAAAATAAATACAATATTTTATTAGATTTGTTTTTTATAGAATTATAAGAAATAACTTACGTTCTATAAATCAATTTTTTACACGCTTTGAAAAGTTTTTTAATAGCTTTTATCATTTTTCTCATTTGGGCTTTTTTTGGGCTTTGGCTCTATTCATGGCTTCAGACAGACAAAGAATCTACTGCTGTTCTAACCGAAAACACGTCCATAAATAAAGATACACTTACCCCTAGTGCAATTGATAGTATTAATAAAATGGAGAGTAATTTACCTAATATAGACTCTATTCCTATTGAAAGTAATACTCCAATGGTTGTAAAAAATGATCAAGATGACATTTTATTTTTGTTTGAAGAAGGAATAATATCGCACAAAAACAGCACAGAAATTATTGTTCCTGAATCCACTATTGATTTTAAATACAAAATCAATACCTATTTAATTGAACACCCAAATAAAGAAGTACAAATTACTTCGATTTACAGTCCTGATGAAAATACGGAAACACCAAATATAGGAGTTCAAAGGGGTAATAAAGTAAAACAAATTTTAATTACGACTGGAATTGCTTCAAAAAAAATTGTGGTAAAACCTGTAATTAAAGACATTAATTTTGATGAAAATGAAGAATTTAGCGACGGTTTTTCCTTTTCCTTTAAACCTTGGGATAAAGACCGTGTGGAAGATATTGAAATAAACATTCCTGAATCGGTAACGGTATATCCTAAATTTTCTGAAACCGGAATTATCGTAAACAATAATTTACGTAATTTGTTTGAAGAGGTTAAAACCGCCCTTACAAACAACCCAGAGATGACTATTGCAGTAATTGGCCATACAGACAATGTAGGAAATGCAAACGATAATTACAGTATGGGGCTACAATATGCAAGACAAGTACGATGGTATTTAATTTCAAAAGGAGGTTTTGAGAAATCACTAATTAAAGCAATTTCTAAAGGCGAAACAGAGCCAATTGATACTAATAACTCTAAACGTGGAAGAAACGCCAATAGGAGGATTGAAATAGTTTACAATTATAATGGATAGTGTTTTTGAATACATAAACCAGTTTCCCAATTTGATCGGTATTTTCATTTTAATGCTGAGCTCCTTCGTTATTGGTTATTTTTCAGGATGGTGGTTGCAAAAAGGAAAAAGTAGAACCTTTATAAAAAAACTAAAAGGTGAAGTAAACGCCGCCAAACATCAACAAAAAGTAAACGATATTGAAACAATTTTTACTGAAATAAAGCCTAAAATTGTTGAAGTTGTAAAACAAACACAAAAGGAGATTATTAATCCTGAAGAAGTTTTGAAAAAGGCACGGACTAGTTTTGTTACCTACACAAAAGACAAACCTAAATTAGATTATGAAACTATTGGTTTTGCTCATAGCTTTGAAAGGGATGACCTTACTAAGATTGAAGGTATTGGTCCTTATATTGAAGAAAAACTCAATGAAATTGACATTTACACCTTTGAGCAAATAAGTAAGCTTACCTCTTCTGATATACGTGCGCTTACCGATATTATCGACTTTTTCCCCGGTAGAATTGAACGTGATAACTGGGTAGGACAAGCAAAATCTTTTATCGCTTACTAAAAAAAATTATATGCACTTAGCCACGTTAGACTGGGTATTAATCCTTTCTTTTTTTGCTGTCTTTTTAATAATTGGTTTAGTTGTAGCCAAAAAATCAGGTAAGAACACTCAAGAGTTTTTCCTCTCTGGGCGTAATATGCCTTGGTGGTTGTTGGGTATTTCTATGGTCGCAACAACATTTGCAGCCGACACACCAGGTTTAGTAACCGAACTGGTTAGAAAAAACGGAGTTTCTGGAAACTGGGTTTGGTGGGCCATGCTACTTACTGGAATGCTCACTGTATTTTTCTACGCTAAGTTATGGCGAAAATCTGGTGTTCTAACAGATTTAGAGTTTTATGAATTGCGTTACTCTGGCAAAGCTGCAAAGTTTTTAAGAGGGTTTAGAGCCTTATATTTAGGTGTTGTGTTTAACATTATAACTATGGCAGGCGTATGTTTAGCTGGTGCCAAGATTGCAAATATCTTATTAGGCATTTCGCAAGAAGAAGCCCTACTCTACTCTTCAATTATTGTCGTTATCTATTCTTCATTAGGTGGTTTAAAAGGTGTATTGATTACAGATTTAATACAGTTTGTAATCGCAATGGTTGGTTCTATTTGGGCAACAGTATACATACTGAACCTACCTGAAATTGGAGGGCTCTCCAACTTGCTTGAAAACCAACAGGTAGCTACAAAACTGAATATACTTCCAGACTTTTCAAATACTGAAATGTTAATCACCCTTTTCATTATTCCTTTAGCAGTACAATGGTGGAGTACTTGGTATCCAGGAGCAGAGCCTGGTGGTGGTGGATACATTGCACAACGTATGCTAGCGGCAAAAAACGAAAAACACGCCACTTGGGCCACTTTGTTTTTTAACTTTGCCCATTATGCCGTACGACCTTGGCCTTGGATATTGGTAGGACTGGCTTCAATTGTTATGTTCCCGAACTTAGAAAGTATTGCCACAGCTTTCCCTAATCTGAATGCCGAAATGCAAGGTCATGATGTTGCATATGTAGCTATGATGACGTATTTACCAGCAGGTTTAATAGGGTTGGTACTTGTTTCTCTTATAGCTGCATTTATGAGTACTATTTCAACACAATTAAACTGGGGAAGCTCATATATAGTAAACGATTTTTACGGCAGATTTGTTAATCCTTCAGCTTCAGAAAAACAAAAAGTATTGGTTGGAAGGATTTCTACAGTTGTATTAATGGCTTGTGCAGCTTTTTTCTCCTTTTATCTACAATCTGCAAAAGATGTATTTGACCTATTGCTGCAAATTGGTGCAGGAACGGGTTTATTGTTTATTCTAAGATGGTTTTGGAGCCGGGTAAACCCGTATAGTGAAATTGCAGCTATGTCCATTTCGTTTATAATAGCCCTTTTCTTCTTTGTAAATGAAAAAATGGATACGCCACTTTTTGAATTGGCCAGTCATTGGCAATTAACCATTGGAGTTATCATTACAACAATAGGATGGGTTTTAGTTACCTTAGTGACAAAACCAACTGACAAAGGAACCTTAGAGAGCTTTGAATCTTTGGTGTTTGGTGAAAAAAGTAAGTTTTACAACTTCAATTATAAAATATTGGCTTTCCTCTTAGGAATAATCGGTACGTATAGTGTATTGTTTGCTACGGGATACTTTATCTATTCCAAATTTGTAACGGCAACTTTGCTGTCCATTTTAGCAGCTATTTGTTGTTTTGTGTTAGTGAAGATCTGGAAACGGATTAATTAAAAATTAAAAAGCCCTTCATAAAAATGAAAGGCTTTTTAAGATTATATATTTCTGTTCAATGTTCTGAACATTGTCAACTATCTACTACTGATTTCCTAAGATAATAGGCATTCCACTATCGCCAGAGCCAATAACAATTACTTTACTATTGTTAGATTCAGATAGCTTTACAGTAGCTTGAATTCCTTTTTCCTGTAATATTTTATCTGTTAATGAAGCACTTAAAATACTGTTAGCTGCAGCTTTACCTTCTGCATCAATACGTTGTCTTTCAGCTTCTTTTGAGGCTTTCTCTAAACGGAATTCATACTCTAAAGACTCCTGTTCTTGTTTCAATTTGCGCTCAATCGCCACTTTAATGGTTTCTGGTAACGAGATATCACGTACCAAAATTCGGTTTACTTGTACAAATTGCTTTTCTAATAGATTTTTTGTCTCTTCCAGCATTTCACTCTGTATGGATTCTCGCTTACTAGCATACAATTGTTCTGGTGTATAGCGACCTACTACAGCACGTGTAGCAGAGCGCACTGCTGGTTTTATAAGCCTTGTGATATAATCTTCTCCTTTTTCTTGGTGCAATTTTCCTAAGTTGATATCTTCAGGTTGAAACCAAACAGAAGCTTCTAACCGAATATCCAAACCGTTTGAGGATAATACTTTCATAGATTCATCTAACGATTGCTGACGTACTTCATATATAAATACATCATTCCAAGGTGCTACTACGTGAAATCCTTCACTTAAAGCCGGTTCTTCAGTTACAACCCCACCGCCAAAACGTTTGTAAAGCACTCCAGCTTCTCCAGATTCTATGGTCACTGCAGATTTTGCTATAACAATTATTATGATGATAATACCAATAATTAAGGGTATTCCTATTTTGGGTAATCTTTCCATTATACTTTATGTTTTTTTGGTTTATATAAGTCCGTTGTATTTTCTAATAAACCACTCAGCACTAAGGGTTAAAACTATAAGCGCGAGTAGGTATTTCCAATCAATCAAAGGTACGGTTTTTAGTTCGCTTTTTTGAACGGATTGGTAAGAATCGTCAGCAATTAAACCCTCAATCATGCGGTCTACTTCTGAAGGAAAATAGGCGGTTCCGTTAGTGTTTTGAGCTACCCTAATTAATTTGGAAAAATCAGCATTTAAAAACTGCTGTTCTACGTTAAAATCGAGAATAGTAAAATTTCCGCTTCGCGAAATTGATTCATCAGCAACTGAAACTGTATATTTGTATTCTCCAGCTGGTAAACTGTTTAAATCTACTTCATAGAAGTTATTCCTTAACAACATTGGAAAAACTGTTTGCGTTTCAGTTTCCACATTACGCACTGAAATATTTAGAGCAGCACGAGAATCAAAGACAAAGTTTTTATCAAAGTATTGTGCTAAAATTTTAATTGAGTTGTTATTATAGTAAAATGTCTCGTTACTTACTTCTAAACGACTACGGCGTTTATTGGAAGCTAAATACTGTACCAATTTTCCCATAAAAACGTCAAACTCTTGAAAGGTATCAGACTGTAAATACAACTGTGCGCGCCATTTCCAAAATCCTTCCCCGTCCCAAACTGCATCGCGCTTTCCGTTCAGCTCAAGAGTGGCTAACATCGGTGCGCCTGTTTCAAAACCATTAATGGATTGCCCCAACAATATTTCGTGCGGAACTAGTACGCTTAAGTCGCCAAATGTTGTTTTTAGTGGCGGAAAATCATTAAAACCGATATGCTCGACTGCAAAAGTACCGTAGTTGTTGTTTAATGTTGCTGAAACCTCTTCGGTTTGTAAGCTGGTCTCTTTTTTAAATTCCTGTTGTATTGAATTCAAGAAGTTCCAATCAGTATTGGTACCGGTAATCGTCAGGGTATTTTTTTTAAGGTTTTTAATTTCTGAATAGACTTGTGTAAAACTACGATCAGGCTGAAAAAGAACAACCAATTGATATTCATTTAAAATCGAAGTAGCTTCCGAAGGTTTTTTAATAGTTAGCGTACGTTGCTCATTTGCTGTTATCGACTTTTTTAAAGCTCCTAAGTCTGGATGGATAATATCACTCACCACAAGTACATTGGTTGCTTGGTCAATTACTTCAACCGCAAACTGTTTATTATTGTTGGTTTTATTTTTCTCATCTTCTAACGGAACAATTTGAGCAGTATATTTTTGCAATCCTACGTTCGATGCTGGAAGCGTAAAGTTTAGTGTTTTACTATTAGTATTTTCTGAAAAAGATATGGTTTCCCTAAACACAGTTGCACCGCCGTGAGATATTATAAACTGTGAAGTAACCGAACCTGTACCGTTATAGACCAAAATTACTTCCACCGGGAATTTATTCTTTAAAAAAGCATAACGATTACTATTTAAACGCTCAATTTTAAGATCGGTATATGTTGTAGAGTCGCCTAAAATAAACGGATAAATAGCATTTTTATAAGTCGCTGAAGTAAACTCGTAATCGCTCCCCAGTGTCTGATTACCGTCGGTCACTAAAATAGTGGGGGCATTTTCATTTTTAAAGAGGTTATCAGTGGCTTCAAGTGCTTTTGTAAGGTTACTATTTTTTTTTGAAAAAGAAAGTGAGTCTAACTCCTCGAAATCACTTCCGAAGGAAAAGAAAGAAAGATCAAACTTTTCATTCAAGTTTTCGTTATTCTTCAGCTTTTCAAGTAAAACTGAAACTTGATCAGTTTGATTTAGTTCTGCTATTGAAACTGAGTTATCAACAAGTACAGGCAGTTTTGGTTTTTCAATGGAATACGTTTCACTTTTAAATTTTGGGTTTATTAGTAAAAGTAAAAGCGAAAACAACGTAATAAAACGTAATATCCCAAATATCCAGCTTAGCGATTTAGAATATTTTGTTTTATAACCATACATGAACAACGCCAGCGCAAAGGAAATTACGCCGGCGATGATGATATATACTATGGTTTCAGTTGTCAATTATGTACGTTAAAATTTAGGTGTTTCAAAAATACTGATTATGTTAGCATACCGCCGTCAACATTCAATACTTGTCCTGTTATATATCCAGAAAGGTCACTTGCTAAAAATACACAGGCATTTGCGATATCTTCCGGAGAACCACCTCGCTTTAAAGGAATAGCCTCTCTCCAACTTTGTACCGTTTCTTCATTTAACTTACCAGTCATTTCGGTTTCGATAAAGCCTGGTGCAATTGCGTTGCAACGAATATCTCGAGAACCTAATTCTAAAGCTACTGATTTTGTAAAACCAATAATTCCGGCTTTTGAGGCTGCATAATTAGTTTGTCCAGCATTACCCTTCACTCCTACTACCGAGCTCATATTAATAATAGAACCTTTACGCTGTTTTAACATAGCACGCTGTACTGCTTTCGTCATATTAAAAACAGACTTCAAATTCACTTCGATTACTTTATCGAAATCTTCTTCTGATATACGCATTAATAGGTTGTCTTTTGTAATACCTGCATTATTTATCAAAATATCGATGCTACCAAATTCTTTTAAAACTTCAGCGGCTAATTCTTGAGAATCTTCAAAGTTGGCTGCGTTACTTTGATACGCTTTTACTTTTACTCCTTCCTTGGAAAGATCTGAAGCAATCGCATCGGCAGATTCTTTAGATGAATTATATGTAAATGCTACGTTGGCTCCGTGTTTTACAAACGTTTCTACAATACCTTTTCCTATTCCACGGCTACCACCGGTTATTATTGCTGTTTTGCCTTCTAATAATTTCATAGCTATTTGTTCTATTAATTTTGGTTGGTTCTTTTTTCAGAATAACGTAAGATACCAATTATCTTACTTAGATATCAAATATAAAAAAAGCCCTGTTAAAAAAACAGGACTTTTGTACTTATATAGTTTGTCGTTTACCCTAGAACTTCGGCAACTTTTTTGCCTATTTCTGCAGGTGAATCTACTACGTGAATTCCACATTCACTTAATATTTTCTTTTTAGCTTGAGCCGTATCATCGCTTCCGCCTACAATGGCTCCTGCGTGTCCCATAGTACGCCCAGCAGGTGCTGTTTCACCAGCAATAAAACCAATAATTGGCTTTTTACTTCCGCTTTCTTTATACCATTGTGCAGCATCGGCTTCCAATTGACCACCAATTTCACCTATCATAACAACAGCTTCTGTTTCGTCATCATTAATTAAAAGCTCTACAGCTTCCTTTGTGGTAGTTCCAATAATTGGGTCACCACCAATACCAATTGCGGTTGTGATTCCTAATCCTTGTTTTACTACTTGATCAGCAGCTTCATACGTTAATGTTCCAGATTTTGAAACAACGCCTATTTTTCCTTTTTTGAATACAAAACCAGGCATGATTCCTACTTTTGCTTCTCCTGGGGTAATAACTCCAGGACAGTTAGGGCCTACCAAGCGGCAGTCTCTATCTTTAATATAATCGGCAACTTTAATCATATCGCCAACCGGAATTCCTTCAGTAATAGTAATAATTACTTTAATCCCAGCGTTTGCAGCTTCCATAATCGCATCTGCTGCGAATGCAGGAGGAACAAATATAATAGTTACGTCTGCCCCTGTTTCTTTGACTGCATCTGCTACAGTATTAAAAACCGGTTTGTCTAGGTGTTTTTGTCCACCTTTTCCCGGTGTTACGCCACCAACTACATTTGTACCATATTCAATCATTTGACCTGCGTGAAAAGTACCCTCACTTCCGGTAAAACCTTGTACGATGATTTTTGAATCTTTATTTACTAAAACGCTCATTCTCTTTCAGAATTTTTTATTGTTTTATATTGAAATCTATGTTACCCTATTTTTAAACTTAATAAAGCAATGCAAAGGTACTATTTTGAAATAGCTTTTTAAAAGAATTTATACTTTAACCTTATGATACGATCCATCAGTATCATCATTATCGGTTACTGGTTGGCTTACTTGATGCCCACGAAATATTTTTCCGTCTTTTATTTGCCAAATAGCCATAAAATGAGCGATACCTAATTCTTCATCTGGATTTTCAATGGTTTTTATATAATACTTGTATCTAACAGTCACATATTCACCATCTTCAAGTATATGACTTACTTCTACTCTGAGGTCATCATACGTTCGACGCATTTCAGCGAAGTAATTCACCAAATCTCCGTGGTTCATAATGGTCAGCCCATTTGTACTGTTCCAAAGTAATTCTAAATCGGGATGAAAGTACTTATCCAATACCGATTTATCATTTAATACATCTGAAAGGTAAAACCTTCTCACTACTTCCTTTGCACTTTTACTCATTTTATTCTATCTAATTTATCAATTATATCTGGAATTAAGCGAATAGACGCCAATTCCTTATATTTTTTTCTGAATTCATCTGCTGGTGTTCCAAAATACGATTTATGGCCGGGAAGCGACTTACTTACACCGCTTTGCGCCGAAATTACGGCTTTTTCACCAATGGTAATTCCGCTGGTAATTCCAACTTGCCCCCAAATAGTCACAAAATCTTCAATAAACACACAACCAGCAATCCCTACTTGCGAAGCTATTAAACAACGACTGCCAATTACGGTATCGTGGCCTACGTGAACTTGATTGTCCAATTTAGTTCCTTCCCCAATTGTTGTAGATGCTGTAACGCCACTATCAATGGTGCATTGTGCGCCAATATCAACATTGTCTTTAATAACTACGTTTCCACCACTTAAAAGTTTGTCAAATTTTTCAGGACGGTTTTTATAATAAAAAGCATCCCCCCCTAGAACTGTACCGGAATGTATGATTACATTATTTCCAATTTTGGTATTATCGTAAATGGAAACATTTGGATGAATAACACAATTCGCTCCTATTTCCACATTGTTTCCAATAAACACATTGGGCTGAATAATCGTGTGATTTCCAATTGTTGCAGAATCTGCTATAACTGCAGATGCCGCGACAAACGGATTAAAATGGTTAATTAGCTTATTAAAGTCCCGAAAGGGATCATCACTGATCAACAGTGCTTTTCCAGATGGACAATCTACTTCTTTATTAATCAACACAATAGTAGCAAGTGATTGCAACGCCTTGTCATAATACTTGGGATGGTCCACAAATACAATGTCACCGGGCTGTACTACGTGAATTTCGTTCAATCCTAATACTGGAAAGTTTGCATCACCCACATAATTGCAGTCAATAATACCTGCAATCGCTTTCAATGTTTGGGGATTTGAAAATTTCATTTGTATGAATTAGAAACCAAATATAAAAAATCCCATCACAATAGCATCATGACGGGATTTAAAATTTTGATAGTTATCTATCTATTCCTTAATACGTTCTTGGTATTGTCCTTTTTCGGTGTCAACACGTATTTTATCGCCTTCGTTTATAAAAAGTGGAACATTGACTTCTGCGCCGGTTTCAACGATTGCCGGTTTGGTAGCGTTGGTAGCTGTGTTTCCTTTTACACCTGGTTCGGTCGAGGTTATTTCCAAAATTACATGTGGAGGCATTTCAACGGAAAGCGGTGAATTATCTTCTGTGTTAATGATTACCGTTACTATTTCGCCTTCTTTCATTAATTCTGGGGTATCCAAAGCTTCTTTTAGCAAGCGG is part of the Marixanthomonas ophiurae genome and harbors:
- the sucD gene encoding succinate--CoA ligase subunit alpha, which translates into the protein MSVLVNKDSKIIVQGFTGSEGTFHAGQMIEYGTNVVGGVTPGKGGQKHLDKPVFNTVADAVKETGADVTIIFVPPAFAADAIMEAANAGIKVIITITEGIPVGDMIKVADYIKDRDCRLVGPNCPGVITPGEAKVGIMPGFVFKKGKIGVVSKSGTLTYEAADQVVKQGLGITTAIGIGGDPIIGTTTKEAVELLINDDETEAVVMIGEIGGQLEADAAQWYKESGSKKPIIGFIAGETAPAGRTMGHAGAIVGGSDDTAQAKKKILSECGIHVVDSPAEIGKKVAEVLG
- a CDS encoding nuclear transport factor 2 family protein, which encodes MSKSAKEVVRRFYLSDVLNDKSVLDKYFHPDLELLWNSTNGLTIMNHGDLVNYFAEMRRTYDDLRVEVSHILEDGEYVTVRYKYYIKTIENPDEELGIAHFMAIWQIKDGKIFRGHQVSQPVTDNDDTDGSYHKVKV
- a CDS encoding UDP-3-O-(3-hydroxymyristoyl)glucosamine N-acyltransferase, whose translation is MKFSNPQTLKAIAGIIDCNYVGDANFPVLGLNEIHVVQPGDIVFVDHPKYYDKALQSLATIVLINKEVDCPSGKALLISDDPFRDFNKLINHFNPFVAASAVIADSATIGNHTIIQPNVFIGNNVEIGANCVIHPNVSIYDNTKIGNNVIIHSGTVLGGDAFYYKNRPEKFDKLLSGGNVVIKDNVDIGAQCTIDSGVTASTTIGEGTKLDNQVHVGHDTVIGSRCLIASQVGIAGCVFIEDFVTIWGQVGITSGITIGEKAVISAQSGVSKSLPGHKSYFGTPADEFRKKYKELASIRLIPDIIDKLDRIK
- the efp gene encoding elongation factor P — translated: MATTSDIRKGLCIHYNHDIFKVIEFLHVKPGKGPAFVRTKLKSITSGKVIDNTFSAGHKIDDVRVETHKFQFLYNEGEFYHFMNTEDYTQIRLLKEALDTPELMKEGEIVTVIINTEDNSPLSVEMPPHVILEITSTEPGVKGNTATNATKPAIVETGAEVNVPLFINEGDKIRVDTEKGQYQERIKE